The genomic stretch CTCTGTGCCCCGGCGCCGATGTGAGCTCCTGATCTCTGAGGACCGTGCACCGAGGGGCAGGGTGTGGACACCCCAAGGGCCATGAACCTTTCGCTGTCCTCCCTTACcaggagaccaaagcaggaaaaaaagacggTGATGAATACACCCCGGTCACAAAACAACCAGGGACCGAACTGGCACTTGAACGCAAGAATTCAACTGAACGGACACACCGTCTGTGCAGTGGAGGGGCTCCCCCAGCTGCCGCCCAGCTCTGTATCAGAGGCACGGCCCTGTCAGCGCATGGCTGGGAAGGTCTGGGATGGGGGTCCGGTCCAGGGAGCAAGGCATCCCAGTTATGAGGCGGACTCTCTGGTCGAGGGTTCCGTCCCGAGGCACGGCGCTTCCCCGTGAGAATGGGCACACCCACATCATTGTCCTCTGGACACAGGAGGTGGCCTGTCCCAGCGAGGGGCACTGTAAATGGGAGAAGGGCGCCCGAGCAAAGGTGGGGTACGTGGCAGAGTGGTGTCGTGGCCAGTGTTTGCCCTGCAAAGTGTCCTCATGCACAGGACCCAGGCTCTCAGGCTCTGGTTGCACATCTGGAAATGGGTAACCACACAAGCTGTGGCTCGCGGGGATGTCTGTGAGGGCCAGGTCACAGGATCCTAAACCACTGCACACACCAGGTGGCGAACCCTAAGAGCTCTCTGAATGCTGCTGGCTACGGCTGTCAAAAGTGGTGATCTCGAAATCGAAACTCTATGCCTCTGCTTCAGTAATTTCTCTTCCTAGAAACTTCTATGTCTCATGGAACTAAGTACGCAGCGCAGCGAGCAAGACACAAACGAGAGACAACGGTGAGCTCTGGTGGCCGTCGCAGGTACCGTGGAAACCGCACGCCGCGCTCGAGCTCCCAGTGGCTCCTGTACTTCCCCGCACACGCCAGCCGCTCGTCCTTACCCAGCTGTGGTGCTCACTGTGAAGAGACGGGCACTctcccccacaccacacacaaacacagctaGGTTGCACTACGAAACACTTTCGCTTTCTCCGATGCTTCCTTACATCACTAGGCTGACAGAGGcatgcaaagaaaggaagagaaatcagatttACTGCACACTTGGAAGCTACAATTTCCAAGACCAAACGaggcaaacatattttaaagagaacaacAGGACGGATATAATCGAGAGAAGATTTAGAAACAACCACGCCTGGAAGCAGCACTTTGTTCCACCACACATCTGAATGTAATAGGTTATTCGACATTTACCAGAGACACTACCAATTATCACTCAGGGATGGAAAACTCCATTATAACATACACGACTTATTAAAACATGGCATCTTGTAGAACAGAGACATCTAACAGGTGCCTATTCGAAACTTTCCTGTAACTGTTCTCCTTGTTGAAAACCAAGTTACACTTTTACAGTATCACCCTAGGGGATGCCGAAGTTCCCGCAACACCTTGGATAACACCAAACAAACCCACTCTGTTAATGCCCTGCTGGACGTGAATGTGAAATCCTGACCTAGAATTTGATTGACAACCTCTCACAAATCACTGTGCTGGTTACAGGAGGGTGTCCTGGGCAGGTACGTGATAAAAACGGGCTCAGGGGCAGGTGCCGGCTTCACGTTGTAGGAGTCCTGAGTTTCAGTGTAGAAGGCAGTACTTGTGCTCAGTAAGCCCATGAGATTTGGAGTCCTGAACACGAGTGTCGGCACCGCAAAGCGTGCTGTCTGTATCGAGCTTCCGTTCGTCTATGCTCAGTGCCTTATCTCTTTTGAAGAAACACTTCGTTTACAAATTATTATCTGGATCATACCCGTATCCACCTGTACTATACAGTGATACGCTAACGACAATTTATGACTATTGGGGCAAAACCCCACTCTCTAATGACAAATGAAGATACAGGAGAAACAACACGAGCCAGCCACGAGTGACCACAGACGCTCCAGGGCAAAacagcaaaatgacaaaacacaaaCCACAGAACTTTTACCCTGTGTCTCCTTCCAGCTAGCACTGCGTCTCTGCTCCCAACCAGAGTTCAAGTCCTCCAGAAAGCTGCCCCTACTGTGTCTACACAGACTCTGGAACTCTGGCGAGTGGGCTTTAGCGCAAGGGCTCCTGGACCAGACCACCGTGGTCCTCGGCCTCCACCTTGCCTGGCCCCACCCAGCACGACCAGGCCACCGGGCTCCCTTTCCCTGAGCACCTGGCTCACTGAGACCAAGCTCACCGCTTGGTCTCTgccagttctgtctctctctctccactgccacACTGGGCAGTGCCCAGAGAGCCACCCTTGCACTCTGGGGCTATCCACAGGTGCCCATCTAGGGACTTGTCAATCATCTGTCAAACAGAAATAGATAACTAACACACATATCACCTTTTACTTCCCATTCGCTGCTGGTCTCCCCTCACTACACTGTGCACACATAGGGGTGCAGGCCTCTCCTCtgactttttatctatttattgttttctttgttttatttcaagtgggggaggagcagagagagggagagagagagaatcccaagcaggctccaggcgcggtcagcgcagagccccatgcggggctgcggggctccgggtctcgatctcacaaacccagagatcgtgacatgagcagaaatcagcagtcggacgcttgaccgactgagccacccggcgcccctcaTCTGGGTTTTTCAGTCATGCTGCACCCTAGCTCTGGGACGATATCTGCACCAAACTTGTTCCATGACTACAGGTGCTCAAaacttacacaaatatataaaaatatacgcggctgaagagacaaaggacaaaagTACTTAAACTCCAAAGGTGAATTCTTTGTTGTTTAAGGATGAATACACATGTTCATTTAACCTTCGTTAGCGTTTCAAACCCTTACTACTTTGCATTGTGCTGTGCTTAACACTAGGTCCTATCTGAATCCACATTGCTACTttacacaaagaaagaacaaaagctctcaaaagtaaattctaaggcagcaaaagaagaatgggggaaggggaaaagagaaagcagcctATCAGTCCTTTAGTTCCAGAAGAGCCTCACAGACAGAGGAAAAGGCAGGAGACATTGGAGCAGGCAGGTGGGTCCCACGAGAGCCCCCAGAGGATGGAGGTCCTTGCCTTGGAAGGCTCATGTCGCAGACGGGCCACACGGCCTTTCCGGTGGCGCCGCAACAccgcgctgctgctgctgctgctgctgctggcatcCGTGGGGCTGTCCGCCAGACGGAACCTGGAAGCTGGGATGCTGCCGACGTGCGTCCGCCTGAAATACGGaggaaaacaatcaaacaaacacgcacacacacaccaaggttgTTATCTAAAGAAAAGTGGACTTTGTCAGCCAGGCCAGAACCCATCCATTGggaaaatgaggtcagagaaaaaGGTCTCCAAGGAAGGCGTCTTTGCCCCTGGCTCCAGTGCAAGCCCGCTAGCCGGGCCCTGTGGAGACAGGGTCTCCCGGGCCCAGCAGGTGCAACGCATCCCCGCGGCCCAGACGTCCCCGAGGTGGAGCAGCGCCTGCCCCCAGTCAAGCTGTCGTCCTGCGTGTCTGCACCACCTCCTGCCCAACTGACCGGAAAGCACTCCTATACGTCCCTCTGGCCTTCACCTGCCATCGGCCCACGTGTGCCAAGGCCCTTGCTGTGATGCCAGGTGACCCCAGGTTTTCCTCCACCAGCCACTATCGGGCGCCCCAGGGGCAGTCGCAGCAGGATCCTCGGGAACCACACCTCGCAGCTCCCGTACACAGGAGGTGGCAATGCGCCCGGTGTTTCCAAGGCAAAAGCGTCTCTGGCCTCTGTGCAGTTAGACTAACAGACAAATGTCCCCCTTGGCCACAGAAGTCTCCAGAAAAGTTCCATGGAGCCCCGAGCCCCTAGGGTGGAGTCACTTAATTGGGCTGTCAGCTGCTCCCCTCAGCAAAGGCTCTGGGCACGAAGCTCTGGGCAGCAGCTGTGAAGGAGCACCGGCCAGCCCACGTGCCCGGCCTCAGCCACGGGCTCACCCTCCACACTTGAACCCTGCACGGGAGTCCAGTGGCTCCTTGCtctctggaaaagaagagaggctgCCTTCCATTTCACCAATCCTTATGGTCTCGGGAGACAGAACACGCCCATCTGATTCACATCAACTAGAGAGGGGGCCCCTGGCGTCACCCCTTGTGGCCTGGAGACAGAGCCACCACGACAGGGCGTCTCCTCTGTGGTGCTTCAAGCTCTTCTCTGCGGCCTTTCAAGAAACGTCATTGACACGTGCTGCCTCAGGGTACTGATTGCTTCTAAGACAGCCAAGTCGGGACTGCCCGCTGGCCAcaaccaccttcccctcctctggtCCCCCCATTCCCAGAACAACTGCTCACCTGAGCTCAGGTGGTCTAGCTTCACCGCTGTGCGGCCACGACACATCGCCAATCGGGGAGAGCCACACACGCCACCCCGCATGGGACCTGGCATGGTTCATGGCTCCACTGAGGTTCGCGTGTGTCCCCTGACTCTGACACCCTATCTCAGGCTCCCTGGCTCCCGACCCCACCACCCTGCACCCAGTCCTATCCCAGAGCTCTCTCCCATCTGCCCCGCCTGCGTGTGGAAGTGGGTCTgacacctttcttttcctctgcaacCCAGACCATGTCATCTTGCTAGAGGACGACACAAACAGAAGACGTGGCTATGAGGTCGTGCCAGGAGGGCTCAGCTTTCCAGCCTGCCTGCCGCCTTCCCAGTCTCGTCCCCACGGCCTCTGGCCACTCACGGCGACACAGCTCCCAGCAGCCTCTCTTCTGCCACCAGACGAGAGAGCACTTTGGGAGATGGCTTCAAACAGACCCTGTTCCTCAGCCGGTCTCCTGCCCGGAGTCTTCTGACCACAAGGCCACCTGTGACCGCGGCCAATGCCTCCGCAACCACGGGAGCACTGCGATCCTCTCTATCTTTCTCCTTGGCCAGCTCACCTCAGGCGGGTGACGGGCGTGGACGTCCCTCTTATGGCAACTGCCCCACGGTGCCACCCTCCAGGGGCCTGCACAGCCCCTTCCCTTGAGAACTCCAACATGCACTCGAGTGGCCTGCACCGCATCCACTGTTTGCTCCCTTGGCCTCCTCACACATACCCGTCTTCAAGCCCTGGAATGGTGACACTCAGCACACTGGTGTCTTGCTGGCGAGGATCTCCGTCAGCCAACCAAGAGGCTGCTCTGTGCCTGGATCTTCCTGGGTGCTTCTCTCTCTGGACACACATTCGCTGTGCCACCAGTAGTTCCGTGGACAGGGAGGGCCGCTTGTGACTCTACCTGCACTGACTTCTCTCTCCTACAAGCAGGCTCAACAAGGACAGCCACAGCACACCCTCGACTCTCCCGAGAGCCCCCGTCGGCAGCCGCACAGACCCCAGTGAGGCCTGAGTGGGCCTGCCTTTGGAGCAGGAGCCTCCTTCCTGCACCTAAGGGGGCCCAGTCAGCTACTCGAGGCACTGTCACACCAGAATGACTCTCACATGGTACCCATTTCCTACAAAGAAGCAAGCAAACCTTTTAATACCTCGCTGACAATTACTGTCTGCAGGACGCAGCTCACAAGCCGGCTGACCCACTCCCTCACAGGCGACTCACCAACGTCCCAACAGAGTTACAGCGATTACATGTCATTCTCCAGTCTTTTCAAACATATAAGAAACTGCGAGCACTGCGCTAACCCCACCAATGTCAAGGTGACCTTCACAACCATGGCCACGTGTGCACTCCCATGGTGACCCCACTGGCGTTGCGGAAGGGACCATAGCTTCCAGGGATGCTGGGCCGAACCTGGCACGCTGGACCCCTCCTAGCCCCACACCATCACTGCCACACTCGGTGGAGGGAGGCCGCAAAGAAACCCACCCAAACACGAACAGAACTTGCCCTAACTTCCACTCCTCCTCCCATGGCTGCGAGCTCTGTCATGCCTCCCGGTCTCCTGAGATTCCAAACCTAACCTCTGGAATGAGGTTGTACTTCTCCCTCTTGCCAACTACTAAGCTACCGGCTCCCTGAGCTACATCCAGTCACTCTGCCCATTCGGCCAAAGGATTCCTCTGGAAGATACACAGCAGGTGCCAACATAGGTGTTTGTGAGGTGGTTCATGTTAGGCACGGTGAAGGGCAGtgtcccccccagccccgccccatcATCAGTTAGCCGGTCCCTGGAAAATGGATCGCGTCAGACTACAACACACTCAGGGTTATTGTGTGTAACTCTGATCCGGTTCGGGTCATACCATAGCACACCCACGGTTCTACTTTGGAACCATGAGCTGGTTCACGTCATACTGGTGACAGAGGGAAGCCGCCCCCAGCCGCATCTCAAACAGATCTGTGAACCGGGAAGTGTCATACCCGTGGTGAAGCGAAGAGCCTCTCACTCTTGCCCGCTTTAATATGGCCCTCAGTGCTTCCAAGTTCCGTAGAAGGTGATCCTGCAAAGCAGCAAATGACAAGGACACTCACTGCAAGCAAGGTTAACTAGTCTTTGCATCAGGAGTCCGTTcaacacagagcacaaactggtagtggccagaggagaggagagtaggGGCGGTGGGCAAAAGAGATGATGGTGATTACGAGGCATCAGCATCCAGATATCAAATAAGGCCGTCACGGGGATGAAAAGCACAGTACAGGGAATACGGTCTGTGATACCCTAAGGACTCTGTATGGTGACACACGGTGACCACAGTGATGGTGACGAGCAAAGAGTCACGTGTGCAATTGTTGAAACCGTATGCTGTCTACTTGAAACTGATACAACACTGTAGGTTCATTAGAAttcaagaacaaatggaaaacactacTAGCATCAAGTGTGCTGAAATGCTGACCATCATAACCACGATGGGTAAATTCAGCAGTTACAAACCCCAAGACCATTCTCTCCAAGAGTCCTCCAGGAAACACCCAGATCACCAAGTGAACGTCCTAAACCCTACTGAACAGTTAGGTCTCAGGCATAGCAAGGTTACAGAGGAGAAACACCGAGCCACTAGGACTTCTTCCTAATTATGTAGAGAGGAGCAGGACTTTCTGGGCGGTGGGGGAATAGCCCTTCTGTGCAATAGGCACGTGCTCCGTCGTGGACCCTCTGCAGCCCAGCCTCACGTCTGCACACGCAGCACCAGGGAGCAAACCGACGAGGAGCTTCGGTCACACAACTAGCCCCTAGGCAGTGCCGTCCCAGGCCGGAGACACCGCCGCACGTGGCTAACTGAGCGCCCAAAATGGGGCTGGTCCCAACCACAGGGGATGGCACTGTGAGATGCCCCGTGGGTTGCAAGGACTGAATGTGGAAAAACATTGTAGAGTAGCTCCTTCATGTCTACACTATTTACATGATACAATAACATGTTGCTTGCATCAGGCTGCATGAAAACTAAACATCACCCGTCTGTTTGACCATtgcaacgttttttttttttaatttatttttgggacagagaaagacagagcatgaatgggggaggagcagagagagagggagacacagaatcggaaacaggctccaggctctgagccatcagcccagagcccgacgtggggctcgaactcacagactgcgagatcgtgacctggctgaagtcggacgcttaagcgactgtgccacccaggcgtccctgtttgaCCTTTTCAAATGCAGCCTCGAGAACCCTTGGGATGACACCCGTGTCACCTGTTACCTTCCTGCTGGGCTACGCTGCACTCAACGAAAGGTTTACGCGAACATTTTCGCTTTCGAGCGAACCCCCGAAGGGACTCAGAAATCTGAACCCCATAGGCTGCTCGGCTCCAACTCCGCCACATGCGTGCCATTCAGACTTGCGAGCGTGGGGCCGCTCGAAAGCACAGTGGTGGCTCGCCTTGGAGGAAGTGTGAGCCCCAGAGGTCCCCTGCTCCTTTCCAGTCTCAACCGATCACTGAATGATTGAGAGATGGAAATACCTTCTCACGTTGCGTTTCTTATAACTGTTTTTTCAGATTGCCAACTTCTCCTAACAGAGTCTTCTGAGAAAGGTACACACAGTCCTTTAGTGTTGATTCTTTCAAACGTTCCACATGCTAGAGCATGCCGACGTTTCTCTTTACCATAACGCAGCACCACAGACAAGGCATGGAGCGGATGGCCATACCAACGAACCGGGTCACATGACCACAGAGTGAAATGCTGTCTGTGAAACTGCAGTAACAGCCTTTACTCATACTTTGTCCATGTACAATTTCTTCACGGATCACTGTCTGACTGTAAGTATGACAAGTTCCTAAGTTTACTTGCAGCAGGTACACTGGTTTGTACTAGCTTTTAGGGTCTGTGATGCCTCAGTCACTTGGGAAACCTGACCTAAGTTTCGTACATATACTTCCAATCTCACATACAACTTTCTACCGAAAGGCTGGCCCCAGTGATCAAGGTAGAACCTCACGTGGGGTATAATAACGCACCTCATAATGGGTTTTACCCAAAACAAGTGTGTCGTGTAATTAGCATTGCTCACTGGTGTCTCCAAGTGCCAATCTTAGGGAAGATTCTGGGCTCATCTACAGGGACACAGGTGTCACCAGAACCGGTAGTATCAGGTCCGCATCCAACTGTCCCCACCAGAGCTTCTCTCACAGAGATGCTATGATACTGCTTCCCTCCCGTTACACCTCAAGTGTATCCGTTATGATGGTGTGAGAGTCCAGGCTTCGACTCTTTGCAACCCAGATgaaaagagggaaggcaggagatggAACAGGAGAAACTCTGTTTTCAGCTGGTTAAATGCCTGACAGAACTGCGCACTCCTACCGGTCGTTCTGGACAAAAGAGGTAGAAATTAGCTCCCCAGACAAGAACCAGGCTGAAGGTTCCAGCACAGGGGTGGCAAACGAGGGCCTGCCGACCACATCCAGCCACCGCCGGGTCCTCTCAACAAAGGGTTATCGGCACACGGCCCCTCCCCTTAGTTATATACTGCCTATGGCTGTTTCTGTGCCCATCTTTGATTAGCATGAAGCTAGCTTACTCCTTACGTCTCAGTTaggaaaagcctaaaatactcaCTCTCGGGCCCTCCCCAGACCATACTCCTCTTCTAGACAGTGAGACGCACCTTCCCGCACACATACGTCGGGCAGGGACAGGACACTGGGAACTTAACGTAGGCAGTGGGTAACAGCCTGCAGTTTTTCCACGTGAAAGAATCATTTCTACTTTCTGCAGTGGCTGTTAGCCTCTGCTCCACGCTGCTCCTCAGGATCACAACGTGAGCGTCTCCTCTGTGAGGATGGGGGCACTCAGCCGCTGTCTCTCATGCCCTACCTTATCTTCCGCAGCAGCCATTCTCTCTTTTAGATGACGCTGAAGTTACTTCCAACAACTTAGCTTCCTCAGCAGCACAGTGTCCAAAGACAAAGGGTCGGGCTACACGGCTGACCAGGGACAGGAGACAGGACAGGCGAGAAAAGAAACGGAGACTTGGCATGCAGATCACAAAGGAGGAGAGGCTCTGTTGGAGCCTGGGCCTGTGGGCGCCCAATGCCGCCTGCCCGACTTGATGGCAGCCTTGAGGGCCATTATCCCGTGACgaacccaccccccttcccactgGGACCCTCACTGCACTGGAACCGGTGACACAGAAGCACCGACAGGCTCCCTGCTACAGGTTCCCTCAGCCCAGGTTCCGGAAGGATGGACTGGCTGCCCAGTCATGTGCTCCCTCGTCCTGTGTGCATCACTCGATCCCAGCACAGACTACATCATGTCTGGAAACTACCTCTTCAACTGCTGCCTTCCTCTGTGGGTGGTGAGGGCTGTgagagctgggagggcagggactgtgtctggcaCGTTCCTCGACTCTATTTGTGGAACCCCCGAGTGAATtccttaaagatttatttcttaaaggggtgtctgggtggctcagtcagtcgggttctgactcttggcttcagctcaggtcatgaactcaaggtttgggcgttcgagccctgggtcaggctctgtactgataccatggagcctacttggcattctatCTCCttcgttctgcccctcccctgctcatgtatgtGCCCATGCTCGccctctctgtctgtgtcaaataaatgaacatttaagaattttttaaataaacacgaTTGTGTTTAAAAGAGGAtaggattttctcatttctcggaaaaattctatgctttctttgttttttttttttccttcggtaagctctacacccaacggggagctcagactcatgaccctgagatcaagagtcccaagctccactgactgagccggccaggcacccctgtccttctCTTGCCCAAGGCTACTATCTTGAGTTTTGAGTCGCTGACTTAAGTCTGAAAAGCAGTGAGTCTTAGATGCAGCCAACGGCAAACAGCACACGTCGGACAAAACCGGAGGGAACAAAACTGGGGATGATGCCTGCCGTTTGAAAAGCATTCCAATCTCAGACAAAGTAGCACCGAAAACAGATCTCAGCTGGTTCGCGGACTTTGGCACGCCGACGTTACCGGTGAGAAATGAGATACAAGAACGGACCGCCATGAAAATGACATTCCCACCATGGGACCCAGAAGGAAACGGGGGCCCCACCTTGCAGAGGGTGGCCACCCTCTGGGCCGGCTCGGCTTCCACCTCAGGCAGCGACTTGGCCTTCCTCGGGGTCTGCTGCAGCCTCCGCTCCGCCACCTCCAGGCGCTCTTGCAACTGGCGGTTTTGATCCACAGTCTAGGAAATGAAGGCAAAGCATCAAAGTGTAGCAAGTCTTCTCTccgtttccatttttaataaagtgaaacaaaatctgaatgcagAGATCTGCTGTTAGTTCTGACCGAAGCCAACAGTTTGGTAGGTGCTTCAGAGTAAACCTTTCCTTTCTGCAAGGAGTCACCCACGGCCTTGGTCCTCCTTTCACTACGCAAAACATGTCTTGCCAAACTCTTTGCTCTTCT from Prionailurus bengalensis isolate Pbe53 unplaced genomic scaffold, Fcat_Pben_1.1_paternal_pri Un_scaffold_101, whole genome shotgun sequence encodes the following:
- the LOC122478600 gene encoding liprin-alpha-1-like isoform X2; its protein translation is MAAAEDKDHLLRNLEALRAILKRARVRGSSLHHGRTHVGSIPASRFRLADSPTDASSSSSSSSAVLRRHRKGRVARLRHEPSKLLPLEEESQDSTARTRCVPSAPSSQRSLSLDRLQQGALHKASHEDIRDATNLPTLLLPMVLQHAEPSSDYI